TGAGCTGGTGGACGTTGCTGGCTGCCTTTGTATATGGCATGATCATTATGGGTACCCATGGTACCATCTGGCATCACCGGTATTGCACGCACGGAGCCTATAAGTTTCGTAACGGTTTCTGGCGCTTTATTACGCAAAACCTCACCATCAATGTGATCCCCGAAGAAATTTATGTGATCTCTCACCATGTTCACCATTCTAAATCAGATCAGCCGGGCGACCCTTATAACGCGCAGGCCGGTTTTCTTTATTGCTTTTTGGCCGATGTGAACCATCAGCCAATCGCTAAAGATCTGAGCGAAGGCGATTACAGCAGGGTGCGATCCCTCATGAAACATACAGGTGTAAAAGCCAATACCTACGCGCAATATCAGCAATGGGGATCGTACGTTAATCCTTACAAGGCAATATTATCATGGATTCTGAACTGGGGCTTTTGGTATGGGGCATTTTACCTGTTGGGCGGAAATGCACTCGTGTTTAGTTTGTTTGGAGCTGCCGGTTTTTGGGCAGTTGGCGTGCGCACTTTTAATTATGACGGCCACGCCAAGGGCCAGGACAAACAACGCGAGGGAACGGATTATAACCAGAACGATAAATCGATCAACCAGTTATGGCCAGGCTTGGTAGCCGGCGAATGGCACAACAACCATCATTTATATCCTAAAAGCGCCCGTAGTGGTTTTAAACCGCACCAGGTAGATCTGGCCTGGTATTATATCAGGATGATGAGTTGGCTGGGCGCGGTTACGGAGTACAGGGATAACAAAAAGCAGTTTTATGAGCACTACTATCTGCCATATAAAAAAGCCAACCTAAATCAAAAACTGTAATCAGCTTAAATATACAAATCAACGCCCCGTAATGAGTGAACCCGTAAATATTGAAAAAACCTCCGGTTATGTATTAAAGCCGGATCAGCTTCGGATTTTTTTTACTGATCACCTCAGCCGAATTTTCTGTGCTAAATCGCATTTATTTGAGCGATTGCCCGAACTCGCAGATGAGGCCCATTTTAAAGATTTGAAACAAGCTGTTTTAGAAACCTGGGAAGATATAGGCAAACAAATAGCCCGGATAGAAGAAATATTTACGTTGCTTGATGAAGCTCCGTCTTTAAGAAACTGTGAGGAACTGATCGTTTTCATAGAGTCGGGGTTTTCAGGTATTTATCATAAAAAGGAAAACCTGGAACTACGTGATCTCTCCATATTATTTTATTTATCAGTTATTGAAAGCGTAGAACTGTCTTCCTTTAAATTATTACAAATGGCTGCTGTAAAGTTGCCCGATAAGCGGATTCAACAATTGCTTAAGGAAAACTTCGACGAATCGAAAGCAGACAGGAGCTTGTTTGTCCTGATAGCCGCACGGTACGTCAATTAATCAACAAAACAATGTCAGGGATAAATAAAGTTGTGCTTATAGGAAATGTAGGAGAAGATCCGGCACTCCGATTTATCGGAGACGATATTGCTGTTGCAAGTTTCCGGTTGCTTACCGCGGAGCAAGTCATTAAAAATGGTGTTAAAACCGGGCATAACGAATGCCATAATATTGTGATGTTGCGCAGCGTAGCAGAGCATGCTTTTAAAGTGTTAAAAAAAGGCAAGCTGATTTGTGTGGAAGGCAAACTTCAAACCCGCTTTTTAGATGATCCTCCGGGTATGAAAAAAATTACCGAGGTTGTAGCGTTTTATTTCAGGTTGTTGGGCAGAAGCAGCGATTTTGAAGAAGCGCCTGATAGAATAGAAATATGAAAATTTACCCGGCAGGCACCAGGATCTCCGATGCCGACCTTTGCCCGCTGATACGATGCGATGAGAAAAAAGGCGCCGGCATGTTGTATGACGCTTACGCGAATTTTCTTTTTCTCAATATCATGCGCAAAGTACAAAACAGGGAGCTGGCAGAGCGACTTCTTGAAGAAACGTTTAAAAAAGTCTGGCATTCAATACCTGATTACAAAATAAACAAAGAGCGAATTTACACCTGGATGAAAGCGATAGCCGACGACTTAGCCAAACACGCTTTATCTCAACTCAACAAATGAAGATAATATCAACGATATTCAGTCCGGAAAGTGGTAAAATTGTTGTAATTGGTACATCTGCCGGCGGCATGAGCGCTTCCATAAAACTGTTGCAACAATTCCCGGTTGATTTTCCGGCACCTATACTTATGGTACAACATATATCCGGTGACGCCTCCGGCGATGCCCTTTTGCAGGCATTAAATGAAAGTATTGAGCTTAAATGCGTTCATGCAATACAGGATGCCCATCTTGAAAACGGAAAGGTGTATCTCGCCCCATCCGATCACCATTTGATGGTATCTAAAAGCGGGCATGTGCAGATAACCAAAGGAGCGCAGGAAAACCGATCAAGGCCGGCCATCGACCCTTTGTTCCGCTCGGCAGCGGTGGCTTTTGGCAACCGGGTAATTGGCATCATACTTACCGGATATCTGGACGATGGCACAGCGGGCCTTATTGCTATTAAACGCTGTGGTGGTACCTGTATAATACAAGAACCTAACGACGCGGAATATCCCGATATGCCCCAAAACGCGTTGAACCAGGTGAAAACGATTTACAGGTTACCTATAGCTAAAATGGGCGCTGCACTCATGAAAATATTGGCAGCCCCGGCAAAAAAACAAGTTGAAATACCAAAGGATATTGAACTGGAGGTGAAGATTGCCGAACGCGTGCTCAGCGACCTTGCCGCCGTTAACGAACTGGGCAACCAGGTGCCTTTTAACTGTCCCGGTTGCGGCGGCGTGTTATGGAAAATAAAAAAAGGATCGTTTTTAAGGTACCGATGCCATACCGGCCACGCCTATACTGCTGCGAGTTTGGTAGCCGAGCAAACCAATAAAATCGAGGAAACCATGTGGGTAGCGTTACGCATGTTTGAGGAACGACGAAACCTGCTAACCACGCTCGCCAAAGGACAAACGGGGGCGGCCGCGCGTTCGGCCGAAGAGCGCGCGGCTTTGTCGCAGGTGCATATTGATAGGATCAGGGCAATTTTATTGGCTGATGATAAGGCTACTAAAAGCGATCTGCCCTCATAGCCTGCTTTAAACAGGAGTGTATGGCAGATTGCCGCCGATTATAATTACCTTTAACCTTATAAACAAACCAGGCGGAAACCAGATGGTCAAATCAAAAAAAGCTGTCGTACCGGAAATAGCTAAAAAAAAAAAGCCGGTAAAGGCCGGCGGTAAAAAATTGAAATCATTTCCGGTTATTGCCATCGGCGGTTCAGCGGGTTCTTTTTCAGCCTACGAAAAATTTTTCGCGCATATGCCCGCCGATAGCGGTATGGCTATTGTAATTATAATGCACCTCGATCCGCTGCACAAAAGCCAGCTTTCGGAAGTGATGCAGCGCTACACGGCTATCCCGATAATTGAAGCTACCGATGGCATGGCGATCCGGCCGGATCATATCTATATCATACCGCCTAATAAAGATATGGGCATCCATAATGGTAAACTCCTGCTGCTAACCGCGTCAAAACCAGAGGGAGTGAGGCAACCAATTGATTATTTTTTCCAGAGCCTTGCTAATGATCAATGGAACAAATCGGTAGCGGTAATTCTATCGGGAATGGGCGCTGACGGGGAAACGGGCATCCGGATGATTAAGGAGAACCTGGGTATGACAATTGCCCAGGACCCGGAAACCGCCGACTACGATAGTATGCCGTTGGCAGCTATAGGTACCAACCTGGTTGATTATGTACTCTCGCCGGAAGAAATGCCTTTAAAGATCATCCAATACCTGAACCACCCCGTTATTGCTGAGGAGGTTGACGATAGTTTGAAGATGTCATTGAAAAACAACAATGCCATCCATAAAATATTAATGCTATTGCGCTCACATACAGGCAATGATTTTGCGCTGTACAAGAAAAGCACCGTTACCCGCCGTATAGAACGCAGGATAGCTTATTACCAGTTTACAGATTATGCGCAATACGCCGATTACCTGAAGGATAACCCGGAAGAGATCGATAATTTGTTCAATGAACTGCTGATTGGCGTGACAAAATTTTTCAGGGATGCTACCGCCTTTGAGTCTTTAAAACAGTTGCTGAAACAATTGATTGGGCAAAAAAATGAGGATCAGCCAATACGCGTTTGGATAGCTGGTTGCTCTACCGGAGAAGAGGCATACTCCGTAGCTATGCTGCTGGTTGAATGTGTCAACATGCTTAAACGCAAGATTATACCCAAAATCCAGGTTTACGCCACAGACCTTGACCCGGCCGCCCTTGAGCATGCACGATCGGGCGTTTATCACGAAAATATAATTGCCGAGGTATCTCCCGAGCGCCTGAGGCAATTTTTTACCCGCGAAGACGACCGTTACCGTGTAAAAAAAGAATTGAGGGACCTCATTGTATTTGCACAGCAAAACCTGATCAAAGACCCGCCATTCATCAAACTCGATCTGCTTTGCTGTCGCAATATGCTCATTTATTTTACACCAGAGCTTCAAAAAAAGATCATCCCCTTGTTTCATTATGCCCTTAACCCGGGCGGGATTATGTTCATGGGGCCGGCCGAAACCATAGGTGGCTTCACCGACCTGTTTCGTTCACTCGATCCCAAATGGAAATTATTTGAGCGGCAGGAAGGTCACGTTGCGCTGCGTGATATGATCGATTTTCCGTATCAGGCCTCTAAACAACCTTTACACACCGTAAAACCTCATGAAGTGAACACCAAAAAGCAAAAAGGCTCTTTTTCAGATATTTTCAACAAAGTGCTGATCGATAAATTTCTACCGCCCTCAGTGCTGGTTAATGAAAAAGGCGATATTCTGTATAATAACGGTAATACCGGCAAATACCTGGAGCTGCCCCGGGGCGAAACAGTTTCGAACAATATTTTAAAACTGGCCCGTGAGGAGCTTAAATACGCACTATCCAGCAGCTTACAACAGGCCCTTAAAAGCGGGGATACACAGGTAAGGGAGTATATCACCTTAAAAGACGGCAAACAAAGCCGCCAGGTGAGCATACAGGCTACAGCAGTGCACGAGCCGGAAATACCGCCGCTGGTAATGTTTGTATTTGAAGATCATGGGTTGATAGAAACAAATAAAAAATCGCAGCATCCATCCTCATCGGATGGTGATGCACTTGCCGAGGCGTTAAAAAAGGAACTGGTTTATACCAAGCAGCAGCTAACTAC
The sequence above is a segment of the Mucilaginibacter celer genome. Coding sequences within it:
- a CDS encoding fatty acid desaturase; amino-acid sequence: MPFLDYVLQTPSYGWKDPAGALVKPTSGQILKEFFLRLNLFRTRKNWLPVFSWLKVICLSVFFAMFLIYYLSWWTLLAAFVYGMIIMGTHGTIWHHRYCTHGAYKFRNGFWRFITQNLTINVIPEEIYVISHHVHHSKSDQPGDPYNAQAGFLYCFLADVNHQPIAKDLSEGDYSRVRSLMKHTGVKANTYAQYQQWGSYVNPYKAILSWILNWGFWYGAFYLLGGNALVFSLFGAAGFWAVGVRTFNYDGHAKGQDKQREGTDYNQNDKSINQLWPGLVAGEWHNNHHLYPKSARSGFKPHQVDLAWYYIRMMSWLGAVTEYRDNKKQFYEHYYLPYKKANLNQKL
- a CDS encoding DUF892 family protein, whose translation is MSEPVNIEKTSGYVLKPDQLRIFFTDHLSRIFCAKSHLFERLPELADEAHFKDLKQAVLETWEDIGKQIARIEEIFTLLDEAPSLRNCEELIVFIESGFSGIYHKKENLELRDLSILFYLSVIESVELSSFKLLQMAAVKLPDKRIQQLLKENFDESKADRSLFVLIAARYVN
- a CDS encoding single-stranded DNA-binding protein; its protein translation is MSGINKVVLIGNVGEDPALRFIGDDIAVASFRLLTAEQVIKNGVKTGHNECHNIVMLRSVAEHAFKVLKKGKLICVEGKLQTRFLDDPPGMKKITEVVAFYFRLLGRSSDFEEAPDRIEI
- a CDS encoding RNA polymerase sigma factor codes for the protein MKIYPAGTRISDADLCPLIRCDEKKGAGMLYDAYANFLFLNIMRKVQNRELAERLLEETFKKVWHSIPDYKINKERIYTWMKAIADDLAKHALSQLNK
- a CDS encoding chemotaxis protein CheB; translated protein: MKIISTIFSPESGKIVVIGTSAGGMSASIKLLQQFPVDFPAPILMVQHISGDASGDALLQALNESIELKCVHAIQDAHLENGKVYLAPSDHHLMVSKSGHVQITKGAQENRSRPAIDPLFRSAAVAFGNRVIGIILTGYLDDGTAGLIAIKRCGGTCIIQEPNDAEYPDMPQNALNQVKTIYRLPIAKMGAALMKILAAPAKKQVEIPKDIELEVKIAERVLSDLAAVNELGNQVPFNCPGCGGVLWKIKKGSFLRYRCHTGHAYTAASLVAEQTNKIEETMWVALRMFEERRNLLTTLAKGQTGAAARSAEERAALSQVHIDRIRAILLADDKATKSDLPS
- a CDS encoding chemotaxis protein CheB, producing the protein MVKSKKAVVPEIAKKKKPVKAGGKKLKSFPVIAIGGSAGSFSAYEKFFAHMPADSGMAIVIIMHLDPLHKSQLSEVMQRYTAIPIIEATDGMAIRPDHIYIIPPNKDMGIHNGKLLLLTASKPEGVRQPIDYFFQSLANDQWNKSVAVILSGMGADGETGIRMIKENLGMTIAQDPETADYDSMPLAAIGTNLVDYVLSPEEMPLKIIQYLNHPVIAEEVDDSLKMSLKNNNAIHKILMLLRSHTGNDFALYKKSTVTRRIERRIAYYQFTDYAQYADYLKDNPEEIDNLFNELLIGVTKFFRDATAFESLKQLLKQLIGQKNEDQPIRVWIAGCSTGEEAYSVAMLLVECVNMLKRKIIPKIQVYATDLDPAALEHARSGVYHENIIAEVSPERLRQFFTREDDRYRVKKELRDLIVFAQQNLIKDPPFIKLDLLCCRNMLIYFTPELQKKIIPLFHYALNPGGIMFMGPAETIGGFTDLFRSLDPKWKLFERQEGHVALRDMIDFPYQASKQPLHTVKPHEVNTKKQKGSFSDIFNKVLIDKFLPPSVLVNEKGDILYNNGNTGKYLELPRGETVSNNILKLAREELKYALSSSLQQALKSGDTQVREYITLKDGKQSRQVSIQATAVHEPEIPPLVMFVFEDHGLIETNKKSQHPSSSDGDALAEALKKELVYTKQQLTTTVEEMESSMEKLRLSNEELQSTNEELQSTNEESLTTKEEMQSLNEELMTVNSQYQLKAEELTRLNNDMKNLLDATEVCTLFLDNDLNILRYTPQVRHLFNLIASDVGRPISHVVSNFEKPINEDYIREVIDKLTIKVTDLRTRDNEWYRVRIMPYRTLDNYISGAVLTLTQITDFKLMESSLEVLKDYAASILNEIPEATIQMDGDFNITGANTLALKLFKTTYHDVQGKNAAEFLKKQWKTEEPAQLLSHCLNERKEVSAVVTTKTRQPKIYQLNARPFFEQTETTPLIVLRINESENSS